The region GGCTGTCTCGAACGTCATCGCAGCGTCACCTACCCACATGCCCGATGCGGGTGCGAGGAGCGCCTCCTGGTGGCCCATCCGCCACTCGGCGGCGTAGGTGGCGTCTCCCGAGACCATGCCATAGTGCTGCATGACGTTGTAGTAGCCGACAGCCAGATCCTCTGCGATCTCGTGGAAGTCGCTCGTGAGTGTGCGGCAGTTTCCACCGAGCTCGACCGTGACGCCGGCCTTACCCAACTCAGCCATCTTCGACGCCGGGTTTCCTCCGCCCACGCCACTGCGGAAGACCAAGTCCCACGGCTCGCCCATAGCGGCGGCGAGCTCGAGGCTCTGAGGATTGTCCGAGGCGAAGATCATGTGCGCGAGGTAGGAGTGCTCGCCTCCTGAGTGGATCGCGATCTGGAGATCACATGCGTCCTTCATTGCGATCCAGTGCGCCCATGCCGCACGCTCCGTCGGGTAGCCGTCCGCGCGCCCGGGATACATGCGATTCATGTCGTACGTGAAGGAGTCGAGCGGGTCTCCACGCTTCCCAGCCTCGAAGGCCGGGACATTCATGGCACCCACGCCGACGACCGTTCCGGAGATCGCGGACGGGTCGAGTCGCTCGAAGAGTTTGAAGATCGAGAACGCACCCTCCGGTTCATCTCCGTGTGTCGCACCGTTGATCCATAACACCGGGCCATCGCTGGATCCGTGACAGACGAGCACTGGGATTTCCCGTTTCCGTCCGTCCACACTCGATCCATAGACGAGGGCAGCACGCCCTGACGTTCCGGCGTCAATGCTGCCGTTTCCGATCTCGAATGCATCTCTCATGGCTTTTCGGGTCCTATCGTCACGTGTGTGAAAACTGGGTGTGAATGAAGATGGTCCGTGCTGAAATCCGTTCGGATCTCAGCCGATGGTCTCCAGCAGGAATGGGATGTCGTTTTCGCTCGCGAGAGCACGAATACTCTCGAACAGATCGCGTTGCAGGGGAATACCACGGCTCATACGTTCCGCGGCGCGCCGTTGCTCGGACTCGCCGGGGAGCTGGATCGGGTGCTCAGCGTCGATCGGATCCGCGGACATGATCTGCTCGATGAGCCGCTCTAGGCGGAGATCGAATGTCTCTCGTTCCATGAAGGCTTCGATATCGATCGCGATCATTGTGTGGGCGACGTCGAAATCCTGGTCATCCTGAAAGACATCTGTGCCGAACATTGAGCCGGTGAGGACCCCCGTAAGGACATCCGTGATCAGGCTCAGGCCGTAGCCTTTGTAGTCCCCCACGGGCAGAAGGGGACCCTCGTCCGCCGCCACAGGATCCGTCGTGCGCTCCCCGTCGGGAGTCAACGCCCAGTTGTCGGGCATTGGCAGCCCTTCGCGGGCGAGCCAGCGCATCATCCCTTTCCCCGACTGCGTCAGTGCCATGTCGAGGACGATCGGAAAATGGTCGCGGCGCGGGACAGCCATGCCCCACGGGTTCGTTCCCAGGACCGGTTGCGTGGCTCCCCAGGGGGCCATTTCGGCGCCGGCGTTCGTCATCGCGATTCCTATCAGCCCTTCATCGGCCGCATGCTTCGCGTGGTAGCCGGAGGTGCCGAAGTGATTCGAATGTTGGACTGCGACCATTGCGATGCCCGTCGTACGGGCCTTTTCGATGGCTCGGCTCATGGCGCGGTGGCCAGCGACGTATCCTAGACCGTTGCCCGCATCGAGGAGGGCGGTCGAAGTGCGATCAGCCACCCAGGTCATGTGGGCGTCACCGACCAGTCCACCGTTTCTGAATCGCCGCGCGAAACGAGGGAGCTTCTCGAAACCCTGGCCCTGGCCTGGGTGCCACCACAGGGCCGCAGTGAGGATGCCGTCGGCGTTGATCCGGGACTCCTCTTTGTTGGCGCCCAGGCCTGCGAAGAACGTTTCGAGGAATGCACGCCCAGACGCCTGACTGACGCGCACGGTGTCGAGTGCGTCAGTCAGGTCATACATGGACCCGTCCCCAGTCGTAACCTGCGTGAGCAGGATCCCTCGCCTACCGGTTGCCTCCCGGACGATAAACCCGCACTGGGGTCAGGTTCGCTCCGGTAAGGCCCGTCGGCTCGTCCTCGCTCACAACCGGCATGTTCAGCGTACCGATACCGTCGATCGTGGCGCTGATGACCTCGCCTGCCTGCAGGAAGCGCTGCTCGCCTCGGACCGCAGTGCCCATTCCTGTGCCGCCTGACGTGCCGTTGTTGATCACATCTCCGGGGTACAGCGTGATGATCGAGGAGCCGTACTCTACGAGCTCCCAGAGTGTGTGGATCATGTCGCCCGCGGTCGCTTCCTGCATGACCTCGTCGCCGACGTTGAGCGTCTGTCGCAGGATCTCCATCGGGTTGCCGTAAAACTCCTTTGGCACAATCCAGGGACCCATGGGTGCGAACGTGTCGTGGCCTTTTCCGACGAACCAGTCAGAGGTGAGCGGGTTGCCGCCCGGAGGCCGCCCACCGCGATCCGAAATATCCATGGTGACCAAATATCCGAAGATGTGCGCCTCGGCATCGTTCGCAGAGATGTACTTCCCGGCCCGCCCGATGACCGCGCCGAGCTCGACTTCCCAGTCGATCCGGGTCCGGCCCCAAGGAAGGATGATCGGTTGACCATCTCCCACTACCGCGCCTCGACTCGGCTTCATGAAGAGGTATGGCACACCGCGATTTTCGCGTCGCTGACGACGAGCCTCCTCGCGGTTCGCATCATCTCCGGTCTCGTTGACGTGACTGTAGAAGTTCACGGCTGCATTCAGAATTTTCCCCGGATACATGATCGGCGGCAGCGTCTGGACTTCGTCGAGATCGTAGACGTACTCGGCACGAGTGCCGGTGATCATGTCGTTCGCCACGACGTAGTTCACGATCTCGTAAAGGCGAGCCTTCATGCCGTACTCGTAGCGCGAGATCAGCTCGAGCATGTCGGCGGGAAGCGGAATCGCCGGATACGCGGCGTTTCGCTCCAGCGCGGTGTTCGCTCGGTTCAGCTCGACGATGTACTGGTCGCGCAATACGATCGCGACCTGGGGTGCGCCCTCGATTTCGAAGGTGCCGACTTTGAATGGCTCCGCGATGTCCATCTGAGCCGCTACAGGGGCGGCCGGCGCGATGGCGAGTGGCGCGAGCGCGAACAGCAGTGAGATGGGCGATCGACGACGCATGTTCATGTCCTTGGTTTGTGGAAGGACAGGAGATTGCGACTGCTAATCGGGTCGCACAACCTCCAGTGAACTCTCCGGCGTCTGTCCGCGAGCGAACACATCGACGTAGGGGCTCCGCGCGTGCGTAAAGTCTTTGACGCGCTGGAGGTCTTCCTCGGGCGCGTCACTCACCACCGAGATTGTGTACCGGACGTTGATGTATCCGGCGACGCTGTCCGATACACCGAAGAGCGCTGCGTCATCGAAGTCAGCTTGCACTTCCACCTCGACACTCTGTACGGGAACGCCGAGCCGTGCGGCTTCCATCACGTACACGATTGCGACACAAGACCCGAGCGCGGCGCGACCCAGCACTCCGGGCGTCGGCCCCTCACCACCACCACCGGCCTTCGGCGACATGTCCGCGACCAGTTTCCACGGACCTTCTTCGATATGGCACGTGAGCTTGTTGTCGACGCGGGCGCGGGACGTAGCTGTGTTCAGCCCCCGCTCCGGATCTTTCTTGAACATCTCCGAGATCCACTGGTGCGCTGTCGCTATAGGACTGAGGTCGATCATGAAAGGAGGGTGTTGGAGTGGACGCTGGCCTGCTCGGTGAGTGGCCCCCGATGATATGTATATGGGAATATCACGGCACGGAGGTCAGTGAGAATTTTCCCCCGGTGCGCTCCCGCTCTAGAATGGCGGTCCCTTAAACAGTGAGCCGAAGCATGCGCCGTCCTTTCTGCACACTCGCCGCCATCGCACTTGGTGTTGCGTCGCCCATCGGGGCCGCCGCACAGGATCCCGGCATCGATGCCGCGGTCGAGCGGTACGTCGATCAGATCATCGAGATGCGTCACCAGATCCACGAGAACCCGGAGCTCGGGAATCGGGAGTTCGAGACCGCCGCGCTCGTCGCGGCTCATCTCCGTTCTCTGGGGTTCGACGAGGTGACGACCGATGTAGCGCACACGGGCGTCGTCGGAATCCTCATCGGTGGGCTTCCTGGGGATACCGTTGCGGTCCGTGCGGACATGGACGCGCTGCCGGTCACGGAAGGGACGGGCTATGATTTCGCCTCGACGGTTCGGACCGAGTACCTCGGGCAGGAGGTCGGGGTCATGCACGCGTGCGGACACGACATCCACGTGGCGGTTCAGCTTGGCGTCGCCTCGGTTCTCGCCTCTATCCGTGACGAGATCCCTGGCGTGGTGAAGTTCATTTTCCAGCCGGCCGAGGAAGGCCCGCCGCCGGGAGAGGAGGGTGGGGCCGATCTGATGGTGCGCGAGGGCGTGCTCGACGGACCGCGCCCGTCAGCCATCTTCGGACTCCATACGCTCGCTGCAATGGAGGTTGGCACGCTGGGCTACGCGACCGGACCGGCGCTCGCGGCGGTCGATGGTTTCAATATCCGGATCATCGGACAGCAGGCGCACGGGGCGTATCCGGAGCTGGGAATCGATCCGATCGTCATAGCGGCACAGGTCGTGATGGGCCTTCAGACGATCCGTTCGCGGAATCTTCCTTCGCTCGAGCCGAGTGTCGTGACCGTCGGTCGGATCAGCGGCGGGACACGTCGCAACATCATCCCCGAAGACGTGATCATGGAGGGAACGGTACGGACGTACTCGCCGCAGGTACGCGACGACATCGAGCGCCGGATGGAGGAGATCGTTGCCGGGATCGTGGCGGCGGGGGGCGGTCAGTACGAGCTCCAGTACGACCGCGGTACACCTGCGACTATCAACGACGCGACGCTGACACAGCAGATGGCGCCCACGCTCTCGAAGATCGTCGGGGACAAGGTCGAGGTCCTGGACCCAGTCATGGGTGGAGAGGACTTCGCGTACTTCGCGAATGAGGTGCCCGGGTTCTTCTTCCGTCTCGGCATGGTCGCGCCGGGCGAAACATCTGGTGGACACCACACGCCGACGTTCAAGGCAGACGACGCGTCGATTCCTGTGGGGATGCGTGCGATGTCGAATCTGCTCATCGACTATCTGAAGAGCCGTCCGAGGATGCAGCCATGAAGAACGTGAACGTCGCTGGTATCCGGTCGGCGGGTGCCGCCGCCCTCCGCGTGCGTACCGGGAACGCGTTCCTAGCCGGCCTGCTAGTGTCGGTCACGAGTGTGTTCGCCACCGACGCCGCCGCTCAGACTCGCTTCCTTCGCCAACCGTCCGTAAGCGCGACCGAGATCGCCTTCGTGCATGCGAACGACATCTGGGTCGTCGGGCGTGATGGAGGGGCCGCTCGTCGACTCACGACGAATGAGGGCGCGGAGACCGAACCTGCGTTCAGTCCGGACGGCCAGTGGATCGCGTTCACAGGGCAGTACGACGGGAACCAGGATGTCTACCTGGTCTCCGCGACCGGTGGGCAGCCACAGCGGCTGACGTGGCATCCGAGTGCAGATGCCGTTCAGGGCTGGACGTCAGAAGGGGACATCCTCTTCCGCTCTGGCCGCGAGGCCGTCCCGACCCGGCTCTGGAAGTTCTTCAGCGTGTCCCCTCAGGGCGGATATCCCGAGGCGCTGCCCGTTCACCAGGCCTACCAAGGCGAGATGAGTGAGGACGGCTCGATGCTCGCCTATCAGGAAATTCAGCTGTGGGACCCGGGTTGGCGGAACTACCGCGGTGGCCAGGCACAGCCGGTGCGGGTCGTGTCGCTGCCTTCGCTCGACCTGCAGACGCCATCCTGGGAGGGGGAGCGTCATCTCGATCCGTCGTGGATGGACGGATCGGTCTACTACATGTCCGAGCGCGACTACGCGAGCAATGTGTGGACGTACGACCCGGCGACCGGACAGGATCGCCAGCTCACCCAGCACGCGGACTTCGATGTGATGAGCCTGGATTCCGGACACGGCGTCGTGGTCTACGAGCAGGCCGGGTATCTGCATGAGTGGGACGCTGGGACCGGCGCGACCCGGCAACTCGACATTCAGGCGGCCGGAGATCAGAACTGGGCGCGCTCCCGCTGGGAGGACGTTGGCGGCAACCAGCTGACCAATGCACGGCTTTCGCCAACCGGGAAACGCGCGCTCTTCCAGCACCGCGGAGACATTTTCACCGTTCCGGTCGAGCAGGGCAGCTGGCGCAATCTCACGCAGTCGCCGGGCGTCGCCGACAGGCACCCGGTGTGGTCGCCGGACGGCGAGCAGGTCGCCTGGTTCAATGACGAGTCGGGCGAGTATGGGCTCGTGATTGCCGACCAGGATGGCGGAAACGCTCGACGAATCGAGATATCCGAACCGTCATTCTATTTCTTGCCGACTTGGTCTCCGGACGGCTCGAAGCTCGCGTTTA is a window of Longimicrobiales bacterium DNA encoding:
- a CDS encoding OsmC family protein, with the protein product MFKKDPERGLNTATSRARVDNKLTCHIEEGPWKLVADMSPKAGGGGEGPTPGVLGRAALGSCVAIVYVMEAARLGVPVQSVEVEVQADFDDAALFGVSDSVAGYINVRYTISVVSDAPEEDLQRVKDFTHARSPYVDVFARGQTPESSLEVVRPD
- a CDS encoding M14 family metallopeptidase; this encodes MRDAFEIGNGSIDAGTSGRAALVYGSSVDGRKREIPVLVCHGSSDGPVLWINGATHGDEPEGAFSIFKLFERLDPSAISGTVVGVGAMNVPAFEAGKRGDPLDSFTYDMNRMYPGRADGYPTERAAWAHWIAMKDACDLQIAIHSGGEHSYLAHMIFASDNPQSLELAAAMGEPWDLVFRSGVGGGNPASKMAELGKAGVTVELGGNCRTLTSDFHEIAEDLAVGYYNVMQHYGMVSGDATYAAEWRMGHQEALLAPASGMWVGDAAMTFETAMDAGTPLGKIYDLYGEVAAEVAAPEDGLVFGLRSRPSVLEGEWCCFYGIIDEVRDDLIPK
- a CDS encoding Ldh family oxidoreductase; its protein translation is MYDLTDALDTVRVSQASGRAFLETFFAGLGANKEESRINADGILTAALWWHPGQGQGFEKLPRFARRFRNGGLVGDAHMTWVADRTSTALLDAGNGLGYVAGHRAMSRAIEKARTTGIAMVAVQHSNHFGTSGYHAKHAADEGLIGIAMTNAGAEMAPWGATQPVLGTNPWGMAVPRRDHFPIVLDMALTQSGKGMMRWLAREGLPMPDNWALTPDGERTTDPVAADEGPLLPVGDYKGYGLSLITDVLTGVLTGSMFGTDVFQDDQDFDVAHTMIAIDIEAFMERETFDLRLERLIEQIMSADPIDAEHPIQLPGESEQRRAAERMSRGIPLQRDLFESIRALASENDIPFLLETIG
- a CDS encoding amidohydrolase, coding for MRRPFCTLAAIALGVASPIGAAAQDPGIDAAVERYVDQIIEMRHQIHENPELGNREFETAALVAAHLRSLGFDEVTTDVAHTGVVGILIGGLPGDTVAVRADMDALPVTEGTGYDFASTVRTEYLGQEVGVMHACGHDIHVAVQLGVASVLASIRDEIPGVVKFIFQPAEEGPPPGEEGGADLMVREGVLDGPRPSAIFGLHTLAAMEVGTLGYATGPALAAVDGFNIRIIGQQAHGAYPELGIDPIVIAAQVVMGLQTIRSRNLPSLEPSVVTVGRISGGTRRNIIPEDVIMEGTVRTYSPQVRDDIERRMEEIVAGIVAAGGGQYELQYDRGTPATINDATLTQQMAPTLSKIVGDKVEVLDPVMGGEDFAYFANEVPGFFFRLGMVAPGETSGGHHTPTFKADDASIPVGMRAMSNLLIDYLKSRPRMQP
- a CDS encoding fumarylacetoacetate hydrolase family protein; the encoded protein is MRRRSPISLLFALAPLAIAPAAPVAAQMDIAEPFKVGTFEIEGAPQVAIVLRDQYIVELNRANTALERNAAYPAIPLPADMLELISRYEYGMKARLYEIVNYVVANDMITGTRAEYVYDLDEVQTLPPIMYPGKILNAAVNFYSHVNETGDDANREEARRQRRENRGVPYLFMKPSRGAVVGDGQPIILPWGRTRIDWEVELGAVIGRAGKYISANDAEAHIFGYLVTMDISDRGGRPPGGNPLTSDWFVGKGHDTFAPMGPWIVPKEFYGNPMEILRQTLNVGDEVMQEATAGDMIHTLWELVEYGSSIITLYPGDVINNGTSGGTGMGTAVRGEQRFLQAGEVISATIDGIGTLNMPVVSEDEPTGLTGANLTPVRVYRPGGNR